Genomic DNA from Pirellulales bacterium:
TTCTCCCGCCATCACGTCGTCGATACGCCCGCATTCGGGGGAGTGTCTTTCCGGTCCGGGTTATCGCGACTCCAGTAACGAAGTTTCTCCTTGAACCAACATTCTCGCATCGCTAGTGTGTGAGTCCATTACGCGCAGCGCGCCTTCGTGATGGTGTCGCACAAAAAAGACATACACGAACTTGCCTTTCAGCAGCGATGCGCGACTGATAGCGTGATCTAACAAAGGGGGCAGTGTTATGAGCGACGGCGGCCTTACAAGTCCGGCGCCTGCGGCGGCGTCGACCGACCAACCGACTGAAGAGATCGCACTCTGCCTTTCCGGCGGCGGCTATCGAGCCATGCTCTTTCACCTCGGCAGCCTGATCCGGCTCAACGAGGCGGGACTACTCTCCAAGCTGGCGCGCGTTTCGAGCGTTTCCGGCGGATCAATCACCGCAGCGGCTCTCGGCATGAAATGGCAGGCATTGAATTTCAACGCCGATGGCGTCGCGCAGAGCTTGAACGACGTTATCGATCTTGTGCGAGGCTTGGCGCGCGTCACGGTTGATGCCGGCGCGGTCGTACGCGGCTTGTTGCTGCCCGGCACGATCAATGATCGTGTTGCCGCGGCGTATGACAAATACGTCTTTCAAGGAGCGACGCTACAGAACTTACCCGCCGCCGGTCCAGGCTCGCCGTGTTTCGTCATCAATGCGACCAACGTGCAAACCGGCGACTTATGGCGGTTCGAACGAGCGTACATGGGCGATTACCAGGTAGGGCTCGTACAATCTCCAACCGTTTCACTGGCCACGGCCGTCGCGGCGTCGTCCGCTTTTCCGCCCGTTCTGTCGCCGACTACGTTGCGCGTCAACCAAGCGGTCGACTTTGCACCAGGAGCGGTCCTGCATCGTCTTCCTTTTACGACCGACGTGGTCCTGAGTGACGGCGGAGCGTACGACAACCTGGGATTGGAGAATCCGTGGAAACGTTCGCGGACACTCCTGGTAAGCGATGGGGGACAGAAAATGACTCCCGAGGA
This window encodes:
- a CDS encoding patatin-like phospholipase family protein, which gives rise to MSDGGLTSPAPAAASTDQPTEEIALCLSGGGYRAMLFHLGSLIRLNEAGLLSKLARVSSVSGGSITAAALGMKWQALNFNADGVAQSLNDVIDLVRGLARVTVDAGAVVRGLLLPGTINDRVAAAYDKYVFQGATLQNLPAAGPGSPCFVINATNVQTGDLWRFERAYMGDYQVGLVQSPTVSLATAVAASSAFPPVLSPTTLRVNQAVDFAPGAVLHRLPFTTDVVLSDGGAYDNLGLENPWKRSRTLLVSDGGQKMTPEEQPAHNWPEHSLRIMEIIDNQVRSLRKRYLIDAYDRGDRTGTYWGIRTRFADYPVAHSGIVDPLGRAARDPSALAALPTRLQAMDDATQEHLINWGYAISDAALQSHWGANLVQRYGAIRPAVGFPFAGGY